From the genome of Pseudalkalibacillus hwajinpoensis, one region includes:
- a CDS encoding ABC transporter ATP-binding protein, translated as MITFEHISKKFADGTEALKDINLHIEKGELLTLIGPSGCGKTTTMKMINRLIEPSGGQIYIDGKPISDQDPVELRRSIGYVIQQIGLLPHMTIAENIALIPKLKKWDKDKIDKRVDEMLNLVGLEPSIFRSRYPLELSGGQQQRVGVIRALAAEPPIILMDEPFSALDPISREQLQDELVKLQKEIQKTIVFVTHDMDEAMKIADRIAIMKDGEILQLDTPDRLLRHPKNEFVRNFIGDERMAKGQAPTAVDLMIRKVATVKESRGLAEAFRLMKSERVDSLVVTGPEQEYIGVVTLEQVQNHYGDDGKRIVDVIEVIESINESTLYPEIAKRFAKNQPISIPVVEDNKLTGLVTRSSMMRGLAGLEQYDQREEGSLNE; from the coding sequence ATGATTACTTTCGAGCATATTAGTAAGAAATTTGCTGATGGTACTGAAGCACTAAAGGATATTAATTTACATATTGAAAAGGGCGAGTTATTAACGCTCATTGGTCCAAGCGGCTGTGGAAAAACGACTACAATGAAGATGATTAATCGATTAATAGAGCCAAGTGGTGGACAAATTTATATTGATGGAAAACCAATATCGGATCAGGACCCGGTTGAACTAAGAAGAAGCATTGGATATGTCATTCAACAAATTGGACTTTTGCCACATATGACAATTGCTGAAAATATTGCCTTAATTCCCAAACTGAAAAAATGGGACAAAGATAAAATAGATAAGCGCGTCGATGAAATGCTTAATCTTGTAGGGTTAGAACCTTCTATTTTTCGGTCTCGCTATCCACTAGAATTGAGTGGCGGTCAACAGCAAAGAGTTGGTGTCATTCGTGCACTTGCAGCAGAACCACCAATTATTTTGATGGACGAGCCATTTAGCGCATTAGATCCTATTAGTCGAGAACAGCTTCAGGACGAGCTTGTAAAGCTACAGAAAGAAATTCAGAAAACAATTGTTTTCGTTACGCACGACATGGATGAAGCTATGAAAATCGCCGATCGCATTGCCATTATGAAAGATGGCGAAATACTTCAGCTAGATACGCCGGATCGCTTGCTACGCCACCCTAAGAATGAATTTGTCCGCAATTTCATAGGTGATGAACGAATGGCTAAAGGGCAAGCTCCAACAGCTGTCGATTTAATGATTAGAAAAGTAGCAACTGTGAAAGAAAGTAGAGGTCTTGCAGAAGCGTTCCGTCTAATGAAATCAGAGCGAGTCGATAGCCTGGTTGTAACAGGGCCAGAGCAGGAATATATCGGTGTCGTTACGCTAGAACAGGTTCAAAACCATTATGGTGATGATGGGAAACGAATTGTGGATGTGATTGAAGTGATCGAGTCCATTAATGAGAGCACGCTCTACCCTGAAATAGCGAAACGATTTGCTAAAAATCAGCCGATCAGTATCCCTGTAGTTGAAGATAATAAGCTTACAGGATTAGTTACAAGAAGTAGTATGATGCGAGGGTTAGCAGGACTTGAACAATATGATCAAAGAGAGGAGGGAAGCCTGAATGAATGA